Part of the Marinobacterium rhizophilum genome is shown below.
CGTGGTTTCCTACCTGCTGTCCGCCGGTATCCTGCAGCGCATGGCCATCGACCGCTTTGCCGTGATTGCCGAGCAGCGGGAGCGCGAGATCTATACTTTCATGACCAACCAGGCGGATATCGTGCGCAAGATTGCCGCGGTAGATGAGCTCCGGGATGCCATCAGCGCCCTGCGCCAGCTGTCCCCCAGAAGTGCGCAGTATCAGCCAGCCTATATGGCCATGGCCGATACGCTGTTTCGATCCACCTTCCTCGATTATGGCTCTGCCGCCGCCACCGACCTCACCGGCCTGATGCTGCTGAGCCAGGACGAGGGAGAGGTTTTCTTTTCAACGAATCCTGACCAGGAGGGAGACGTTCATGCGACAGCCCCGTTCTTTCTCGAAGGACGCGAGCATACCTACATCCAGCCGGTGTATCCCGCCCCCGATACCCGGCTGCCAACCCTCACGGTCGCCACGCCACTGACCGGGCGCAATGGCGAGCCACTGGGCGTGCTGGCCGCCCAGATCCGGGTGCCGGTGCTGGTCGATATCGTCAGCCAGCGCACTGGCCTTGGCCGTACCGGCGAATCTTACCTGGTGGATACCGGCCACCGTTTCCTGTCGATGGCGCGCTTTGGTACCCAGGCCTACCCCAAAGGCGCCCGCAGCCTGGGTATCGACACTGCGATACAGGGCAAAAGCGGCGCCGGGCTCTATCTGAACTACGCCGGTCAGTCGGTGATTGGCAGTTATCGCTGGCTGCCCAGTCTTGGGGTGGCGCTGCTCACCGAGATCCGTGTCAGTGAGGCGCTGCAGCCGGCCACACGGCTCGGCTGGCTGATGCTGCTCCTGGGTTTGCTGGCGGTGGGATTGCTGGCCCTGGGGACCTTTTTCATCGCCCGGCAAATTGCGCGGCCGATCCTGGCCGTCAATGCCGCCACACGGAAAATCGCCGCCGGCGACCTGAGTGTGCGCAGCCCGGTCCTGACCGACGATGAAACCGGTGTGCTGGCACAGAACTTCAATCGCATGATCGACCGGCTGGAGGGCACCCTGGCGGACCTTGCCGCCGAACAGCAGAAATCGGAGCACCTGCTATTGAACATACTGCCGGCGCCCATCGCTGCACGGCTGAAGCAGGGCGAGGGCACCATCGCCGACAGCTTCGCCGAGGTCACCATCCTGTTTGCCGATATCGTCAACTTCACCCCCATGTCGGCCAACCTGGAGGCGGTGGAGCTGGTCAGCCTGCTGAACGAGATATTCTCCGAGTTCGACCGCCTGAGCGAAGAACGGGGGCTGGAAAAAATCAAGACCATCGGTGATGCCTATATGGTCGGCGCCGGGCTGCCAATCGAGCGCACCGACCATGCCAGGGTCATTGCCGAAATGGCGCTGGACATGCTTGATGTCATCAGCGTCTTCAACCGGCGCCACCAGAGCGACCTGCACATGCGCATCGGCATCAACACAGGCCCGGTGGTGGCGGGCGTCATTGGTACCCGCAAGTTCATTTACGACATCTGGGGCGACGCGGTCAATATCGCTTCGCGGATGGAGTCACAGGGTGTGGAGGGCTGCATTCAGGTCACCGAAGCCACCTGGCAATACCTGCGCGACGACTACCAGTTCGACGACCGCGGGCTGATCAATATCAAGGGCAGGGGGCGGATGCACACCTATATGTTGCGCGCACGCAAGCATCGCCAGCCCGCACCCAGCGTACCCGGTTAGCATCATGGTAGACATCAGGTTATTTGCCTAACCTATTAAAATAAGGGGATTTCAATGACCACGGCTTATGTCAGTCACAGCCAGTGAAGGGCTGTATCCAGGTCACCGAAGCCACCTGGCAATACCTGCGCGACGACTACCGACCCGTTCGACGACCGCGGGCTGATCAACATCTAGGGGACGGATGCACACCTGTATGTTGCGCGCATGCCGGCATGCATCCAGTGTGCTCTGCTAGTATCAGCATGAACATCAGGTTATTTGCCTAACCTATTAAAATAAAGGAAATTTAATGACCACGGCCTATATCAGTCACAACGACTGCGCGCTGCATGACATGGGAGCCAGTCACCCCGAAAGCCCGCAGCGGCTGCAGGCCATCAGCGCCCGGCTGAGTGACAGCGGCCTGCTGCAACGGCTTGACTGCCTGACACCCGCACCCATCCAGCGGGAGCAGCTCGCACTGGCTCATCCGGAGCCTTACATTCGTGAGCTCGAGGCGCTGCAGCCACGCCGGGGGCACAGCTACGCCGACCCGGATACGGCCCTGAATCCGCACAGTCTCCACGCGGCACGGCTGGCGGCCGGCGCGGTGCTGCTGGGTACCGAACGGATTCTTGGCGGCTCCTGCCAGAACGCCTTTTGCGCCGTGCGCCCGCCTGGGCACCACGCCGAGCAGGTCAGCGCCATGGGCTTTTGCCTGTTCAACAACGTGGCGCTTGGGGTGGAGTGGGCGCTGCAGCACAGCGATATTGAACGCGTTGCGGTGCTGGATTTTGATGTACACCACGGCAACGGCACCGTGGATATTTTCAAGGACAGGCCCGAGGTTCTGGTGTGCTCCAGCTTCCAGTATCCCTTCTATCCGTTTCGGTACCAGGACATTCAGCGATCCCATATCGTGCATACACCGCTCCCGGCGGGCACCGTTAGTAGTGCATTTCGACAGGCCATCGAGCGCGACTGGCTGCCGGCGTTGGCACGGCACCGCCCTGACATGATCTTTATTTCCGCCGGTTTCGATGCCCACCGGGCCGACCCGCTCGGGCAGCTGCAGCTGGAAGACGAGGACTTCCACTGGATTACCGGCCTGATCGGGGAGGCGGCCAACCGTTACGCCGGCGCACGCCTGCTGTCGGTGCTGGAAGGCGGCTATGATTTACCGGCACTGGGACGCTGCGCCGAGGCTCATGTAAAGGCATTGCTCGAGGCCCGCTAAGAGTTCATCAGGGCGATGAGCATCAGCCAAGCAGCGCCAGCGCCGCCTCGCGGATAGCGGCACGACTGGGCAAGGTGGCCGTCGCTGCCGGCCCCAGGGCGATAAAGCTGTCCTGGGCGCACAGGCGCTTGAGCCGGGGCGGGTTCTTGAGGCGCTCGACCAGCAGCGTCACCAGGGCTTCGCTGGTCGACCCGCTGCTACGGCATTCATCCACGATCAGCACCGTTTCACAGTCCCGTACCGCGTCCAGGATCGCATCCGCCGGCAGGGGAACAAGCCAGCGCAGGTCGATCAGGCGCAACGCAATGCCCTGCGCCGCCAGATCATGGGCCGCCTGCCGGCTGAGGTAATAGCCATTGCCGTAGCTGATAATGGCCAGTTCCCGCCCTTCGCCCTCCAGGCCGATATGTCCGAGCGGAATCGGCGTACTGCGCGCCGCCGGCACGTAGCTGAAGCTCCAGCGGGCATCGCCGACCTCCAGAAAGTCCCGCGCCATATAGAGTGCGATCGGCTCGATAAATACCACGACCCGGGCTTCCTCCCGCGCCAGGCGTACGGCTTCGCGCAGCATTTCGACGGCGTCACGGCCATTGCTCGGGCACGCCAGGATCAGCCCCGGGATATCCCGAAATACCGCCAGGCTGTTGTCATTGTGGAAGTGGCCGCCAAAACCTTTCTGGTACCCGAGTCCCGCAATGCGAATCACCATCGGGTTGCTGTACTGGCCATTGGAAAAGAAGCTGAGGCTGGCCGCCTCGCCGCGAATCTGGTCCTCGGCATTGTGCACGTAGGCCAGGAACTGGATTTCCGGAATGGGAATAAAGCCGTTATGCGCCACACCGATGGCAAGCCCCAGGATGCTCTGCTCATCCAGCAGGGTGTTGATCACGCGATGCTTGCCGAAACGTTCGCACAGTTTGCCGGTGACATTGTAGACACCCCCCTTGGGGCCAATATCTTCACCCATCAACAGTATCTCGGGGTGGGTTGCCATCAGCTCCGCCAGCGCCCAGTTGAGCAATCGCGCCATGGGCTGGGGCTGGGCCAGCAGCGTCTTGTCGCGGGCAAACAGGGTTTCCAGGGCGGATGCTGCCAGAGGGTCCACAGCAACCGCCGTGCGGGGTGGCGGTATGATAGACGCCATCACCGCCGCGGCAGAATCGAGCCTGGGGCGGCGTATGGCGCGCTCGGCCATTTCGTTAGCCTCTGCCGCCATGTTCTGGTACAGCGCGACAACCTGATCAGGCCGCAGAATGCCCAGCTCGATCAGCAGGCGGGCCGAGTGCAGCAAGGGATCCCGCGCCTCGGCCTGCTCTATCTGCGCCGCGCTCAGATAGGCACTCTGGGCGTCGGACCCGGCGTGCCCCAGCAGGCGCACGCACCGCATATGCAGGAACACCGGCCGATGGTGGCGCCGTGCCAGCTGTTCAGCCTGGCGGGCACAACGGTAGGTATCGAGCAGGTCCAGGCCATCGCAGCTCAGGTAATGCAGCCCCGGCCGAGCACTGAAACTGGCGGCGATCCAGCCGTCGGGCGTGGCCGTGGAAATGCCGATGCCGTTGTCTTCACAGATAAAGACCAGCGGCAGCGGATGCTTCTGGTAGCCGGTCCAACTGGCGCTGTTGATAGCACCCAGCGCGGTACTGTGATTGGCCGAGGCATCACCAAAGGAACACAGCACCACGCCATCGGCAGGCAGGGCGCCGGCATGCTTGAGCCGCTGTGCCAGCGCAATGCTCACCGCGGTCCCCAGTGCCTTGGGGAGGTGGGACGCAATGGTGCTGGTCTGGGGTGGTACAAACAGCGGCTTGCTGCCAAGTACCTTGTGGCGCCCGCCGGAAATCGGGTCCTCGCTGGAGGCCACGAAAGACAGCAGCATGTCCCAGAGCGGGTTCCCGCTGCCGGCCTGGCGCGCGCGCTGCAATAAAAAAGCCGCATCACGGTAATGCAGAAATGCCATGTCATCCGGTCTGAAGGCGGCGGCAATGGCTGCATTGCCCTCGTGGCCGGCACTGCCAATGGTGTAGAAGGATTCACCCCGGGCCTGCAGCCGACGCGAACACAGGTCCAGCTGCCGACTCATGACCTGGCTCTCGAACAGCTGCAGCAGCAAGGCGCTGCCAGGACCTGATTCCTGCGGCTCGCGACGCATCACAGGCCCAGGAAGATCTCCGCCGAGAACCCGCTGTACAAAGTTATGATCGATGATCTCGGCCCGGTTCTGCATTGCCATCGCTCCGTGAAATTTATCCTGAGTATGGCAGCGATTGGCCCTCTGGCAGCCGCGCTTGCATCTGGGGTATGATTTTTGTTTCGATCGGAACCCTGAATAAATGTCTGCCAATACCGTTGAAGCCAACCGCAACCGCTTTCGTTTTGACGACCAGGCAGCCGTATGGCTGTTCGGCTACGGTTCCCTGATTTTCAAGGCGGACTTTCCCTATATTGAGCGGCGCGGCGCTGCTATCACCGGCTGGTCACGTCGTTTCTGGCAGGGCTCCCACGATCACCGGGGTACACTCGAGGCGCCTGGGCGGGTCGTCACCCTGATTGAAAGCGCGGGGTCAGACTGCAAGGGCATGGCCTACCTGGTGTCGCCTGAGGTGTTCGAGCAGCTGGATTTTCGAGAAAAGAATGGTTATCTGCGCTTTTGCACCGACATGACCTTCGATGACTGTACCCAGGCCCGGGGGCTGGTGTATATCGCCACGCCCGACAACAGCGCGTTTCTGGGGCCCGCGAGCGAAAGCGAAATTGCACGGCAGATCGCCGCTGCTGCCGGCCCCAGCGGGCCCAACGCAGACTACCTGCTGCACCTGGCAGAATCCCTGCGACACCTTGGAGACCATGACGCCCACGTATTCGAGATTGAAACCCAGCTGCGCCTGGCGCTGGCGTAAGTCAAGTCTCAATAGAAACGAATATGGAAATTGGCGCCTGGTTGCCGCGGCCGGTCGCATATCGAGCCCGGGCTCCACACCCGTGATGGCGGCCTTTACCCATAAAGCAGGGCGCCCAACCCCAGACCAGCCCTGACCAGGCGGGCGCCTAACCGCTACATTGCGCTGGAAAAGACCTTTTTCAGCAGATCCGTACTGCGGGCCACCGGGTTCTCCCGAATGCGTTTTTCCTCGGCCGCAATCATGGCAAACAAGCCATCGGTAGCCTGTTCGGTGACATAGGTATCCAGATCAAGGGCATCCAGCCCTGGCACAGTCCCCAGCATGCCGGCATTGGCGGACATGTTTTTATAGGCACTGGTGACACCCACCTTGTCGGTAGCCTCAGCCACGATGGGGCGCATTAGCGTATTGAGCTTGTCGCCGTTTTTGGCCCGCAGGTACGCTGTCGCGGCATCATCCGGCCCCTGCAGTATGCCGCGGGCATCCTCAACCGACATCTCTCGAATGGTATCGACAAACAGGTCGCTGGCCAGTGGCACAGCCTGTTCGGCGGCACGGTTCATCGACGTGATAAAGTTGTCGGCCAGAGCACCCTGGCCGGTCACGCGCAGGCCTTTTTCGACAAGCTGCAGCTGTGATGGCAGGGGAATCCGCACCGCCGGGTTATCCAGAAAGCCGCCTTCGGTTCCAAGCGATTCAACCGCGCTTCTGGATCCCTGGATAAGGGCCTCCTTGAGGCCGCCGGTAATATCGCTGCTGGACAGGCCCGAAATGGCGGCATCGGTCGGAGATGTACTATTCGTATCCTGGCCCTGCGTGATGGTTTCCTGCGCCTTGTTCAGCACATCTTTCCAGTCCGCCTGCGTACTCATGGACGCACCAAACAGACTTGCCACAAGGATGGGGGTCGATAAAAAGCGTAAATGTGTCATCTGTTCTCCGGGATGCCGCCCACAAGGGCTGTATATAGCAATTAATGCAGAAGTATAGAGGATAGGACCGGCCTTATGTCCTTGTGCCTCGACTCCCTCGATTTTCTGAATCCGGAGCCTTGCATCTATACCTTGCTAGTACCTCTGCCGAACCTTATGCACCGATGCACAATCATTGTGTGCAAGCCTCGGTGCGCGCAATATTCCGGTGACGTTCTGCAACATCAGCGTTACACTCAACGCGCTCAGGCACAGCCACGCCAAACAACCGGTGATACAGTGCGGGAGACGATCAGTGACAGACACCAGGGACCACTCGGCTGTCCCAGCCCGGCATGACCAGGCAAAGCCTGTGAGCGAAAGCAGCCTTGCCCGCAACGGTTTGCACTATGCGGTCAGCAGTCAGCGCGACAAGCCCTGCAGCCGTGTGCGCTATATCGAAGGCACAACGACCGCCAGGGGCTGTCGCTTCTTGTAGCACATCACGGGCTGCGTGGCATGCGGCGGGCAGACCCAGGCTCATGGCTGCCCGACAGGCCCGTATATCGGCGATGCAATACCACAACAAGCCGATGACCCTGGTAGCGTGCACGCTCAACAAAATTTTAGGCAAACAATCCCCAAGGGCGATCATTGAATCGGCTCGGATGCCTTTTTCATTGTCCATAGGGAGCGGACCCATGACGCCGGAGCAACAACAAGGCTTTTACGACAATAATCCGCAGGCACGCTGGCTGGTGCTGGTCAGTGTTTGCCTGGTGCTGTTTCTGGCCGCGCTGACCCTGTCTGCGGTCAATATTGCCGTCCCGGCCATCGCCCGGGACCTGCAGGCCGATGCTGTCGCCGTGAGCTGGATACCCACCGCGCTGCTCTGGGGCACCACTGTATTGCTGCTGCCGGCCGGTCGTGTGGCCGATATCCTGGGCCGAAAAAAGGTCTACCTGATCGGGGTATCCGGTTTCAGCCTCGCGTCGGTCCTGGTGCTGGCCGCAGCAACGATCGAGATTCTGCTGCTGATAAGGGTGCTGCAGGGGCTGGCCAGCGCCCTGGTTTTCGCCACCGGCATGGCGATTATCAGTGCCGTGTTCGCCAATGCCAATCGAGGTGCGGCTCTTGGGATCACCTCGTCGGCGGTCTACCTGGGGCTCACCTGCGGCCCGCTGGCCGGGGGCTGGCTGACCGAATGGCTGGGGTGGCGCAGCGTTTTCTGGGCGCCGGTACCCTTCATGCTGCTGGCCTGGCTGCTGGCAGTGCGATACATCCGCGGTGACTGGAAAAGCACTACCAAGGCTCGGCTGGACTGGAAGGGCAGCCTGATCTTCGCGGCCTGGCTTAGCGCGGTCTTTATCGGCATGTCCGGGCTGCCCGACCCCGCCCATTTTGGCTGGATCGGGCTGGGTGCAGTACTGCTGGTCTGGTTCGTGAAACAGCAGGAAAAGGCCGCGCATCCCCTGGTGCGGCTAAGTGTGCTGCGTGAAAACCGGGTCTTCTTCCGCTCTATCACCGCCAGTTTTTTGATGTATGGCGCCAACTTTCCCATTATCTTTTTGCTGAGCCTGTATTTGCAGTATATCCACCAGATGTCACCCAGCGTTGCAGGTCAACTGATCCTGATTCAAACCGGGGTCATGGTCGTACTGGCGCCGATTGCCGGCAGGCTGTCGGACCGCTACGAGCCACGTATCATCGCCACCCTCGGGTGCCTCTGTTACAGCCTCGGGTTTGGCGTGCTCTTTTGGCTTGATACGGACACCCCGGTGGCATTGATTATTACAGCACTGACACTGCTGGGCATCGGCTTCGGTCTGTTCTCAACACCCAACAACAATGCCGCCATCGGCGCAGTGCCGGCGGATCGTCTGAGCATTGCCACAGCATTGCTGAACCTGTCCCGAACCCTGGGCAACATGGCAGGCATGGCGGTGGTGATGATGCTGTTTTCGTGGCTGCTGGGTAACGCGGAAATTACGCCCGAGCAGTATCCCGCCCTGATCTGGGTCACTCGCCTGGCCGTGGGCCTTTCATGCCTCTATGCCCTGGTAGCCGGCTACTATTCACTGACGCGGGGCAGGGTGCATGTGCGCACCCGAGTCGAGTAGCCACGCATTCGTTCGAAACAGACCGTCACGCGAGGTAGCTAAGAACTGCCTGGCGCTCAGGCTGGAGTTGTAATGGCACGGATAGCTGACAAGAAAACTCCGGACCTCGGCCACATGCACCCAGACCGGCAGTGCTGGTGGTTTCTGCACGCCGTGCGCCTTGCCTCTAAGTCCGCTCGTTTTTCGAGGTGCCCGCCTGTTTTATGACTCACTTTGAGAGGTTCTCTCGGTATTTTTGCGGTGAAAGGTCTGGGAACTGCAGAAGCTGATTCGAAAAGCGTCTGACTGATTGTGCCTGCCACGGCAGCGGGGATTGGCGTAGGGTTTTAGCATCAATGCAAGGAACAGACGCTGCGCCTGCCGGATGTGGAGTGGTTCGTGCTGACCATGGGCAATTCCGGCTTCTCTCTGTTGTTCCTTCGCCTGTGGGAGATTGGCTAGGAAGTTATAGGGCCACGCTCGCCACTCAGTGAAAGCGTCAAAAAATCCTGTTCCCGCTACCTGTACACGGACCTGACAGAGCCCAGTGCCAGGTCGCTGATTTAGATGATGCGACCGAAAGCCGAGAAAACCACGGGCGTGCCATCTGCATCTCATTATCAATACGAGGCTGGTTATTGGATTTCAAGTGGTATCGCGGCAACAAGCTCATTCTCTACAGCACCTTTACGTACCTGGTTGATGCGTTCGCGGACCCGGAGAGTGCGTTTGTTGGCCACCAGTGCCAGCCTTGGTACAACGAGTCGTTGACGGCGGTGAAAGCCTGGTGGGCAGGGGAGTTGCAGACTGATGAAGAAGTGACCGAGGCTTGTTCGAAAGCCATTAAGTTCTACTTCAAGGCAATCGATGATAAAGCTGAACAGTATT
Proteins encoded:
- a CDS encoding adenylate/guanylate cyclase domain-containing protein; translation: MQIMGITLRHSLKARMIAGILLVSLPVVIGLAVVSYLLSAGILQRMAIDRFAVIAEQREREIYTFMTNQADIVRKIAAVDELRDAISALRQLSPRSAQYQPAYMAMADTLFRSTFLDYGSAAATDLTGLMLLSQDEGEVFFSTNPDQEGDVHATAPFFLEGREHTYIQPVYPAPDTRLPTLTVATPLTGRNGEPLGVLAAQIRVPVLVDIVSQRTGLGRTGESYLVDTGHRFLSMARFGTQAYPKGARSLGIDTAIQGKSGAGLYLNYAGQSVIGSYRWLPSLGVALLTEIRVSEALQPATRLGWLMLLLGLLAVGLLALGTFFIARQIARPILAVNAATRKIAAGDLSVRSPVLTDDETGVLAQNFNRMIDRLEGTLADLAAEQQKSEHLLLNILPAPIAARLKQGEGTIADSFAEVTILFADIVNFTPMSANLEAVELVSLLNEIFSEFDRLSEERGLEKIKTIGDAYMVGAGLPIERTDHARVIAEMALDMLDVISVFNRRHQSDLHMRIGINTGPVVAGVIGTRKFIYDIWGDAVNIASRMESQGVEGCIQVTEATWQYLRDDYQFDDRGLINIKGRGRMHTYMLRARKHRQPAPSVPG
- a CDS encoding dehydrogenase E1 component subunit alpha/beta, with translation MQNRAEIIDHNFVQRVLGGDLPGPVMRREPQESGPGSALLLQLFESQVMSRQLDLCSRRLQARGESFYTIGSAGHEGNAAIAAAFRPDDMAFLHYRDAAFLLQRARQAGSGNPLWDMLLSFVASSEDPISGGRHKVLGSKPLFVPPQTSTIASHLPKALGTAVSIALAQRLKHAGALPADGVVLCSFGDASANHSTALGAINSASWTGYQKHPLPLVFICEDNGIGISTATPDGWIAASFSARPGLHYLSCDGLDLLDTYRCARQAEQLARRHHRPVFLHMRCVRLLGHAGSDAQSAYLSAAQIEQAEARDPLLHSARLLIELGILRPDQVVALYQNMAAEANEMAERAIRRPRLDSAAAVMASIIPPPRTAVAVDPLAASALETLFARDKTLLAQPQPMARLLNWALAELMATHPEILLMGEDIGPKGGVYNVTGKLCERFGKHRVINTLLDEQSILGLAIGVAHNGFIPIPEIQFLAYVHNAEDQIRGEAASLSFFSNGQYSNPMVIRIAGLGYQKGFGGHFHNDNSLAVFRDIPGLILACPSNGRDAVEMLREAVRLAREEARVVVFIEPIALYMARDFLEVGDARWSFSYVPAARSTPIPLGHIGLEGEGRELAIISYGNGYYLSRQAAHDLAAQGIALRLIDLRWLVPLPADAILDAVRDCETVLIVDECRSSGSTSEALVTLLVERLKNPPRLKRLCAQDSFIALGPAATATLPSRAAIREAALALLG
- a CDS encoding gamma-glutamylcyclotransferase, translating into MSANTVEANRNRFRFDDQAAVWLFGYGSLIFKADFPYIERRGAAITGWSRRFWQGSHDHRGTLEAPGRVVTLIESAGSDCKGMAYLVSPEVFEQLDFREKNGYLRFCTDMTFDDCTQARGLVYIATPDNSAFLGPASESEIARQIAAAAGPSGPNADYLLHLAESLRHLGDHDAHVFEIETQLRLALA
- a CDS encoding MFS transporter, whose amino-acid sequence is MTPEQQQGFYDNNPQARWLVLVSVCLVLFLAALTLSAVNIAVPAIARDLQADAVAVSWIPTALLWGTTVLLLPAGRVADILGRKKVYLIGVSGFSLASVLVLAAATIEILLLIRVLQGLASALVFATGMAIISAVFANANRGAALGITSSAVYLGLTCGPLAGGWLTEWLGWRSVFWAPVPFMLLAWLLAVRYIRGDWKSTTKARLDWKGSLIFAAWLSAVFIGMSGLPDPAHFGWIGLGAVLLVWFVKQQEKAAHPLVRLSVLRENRVFFRSITASFLMYGANFPIIFLLSLYLQYIHQMSPSVAGQLILIQTGVMVVLAPIAGRLSDRYEPRIIATLGCLCYSLGFGVLFWLDTDTPVALIITALTLLGIGFGLFSTPNNNAAIGAVPADRLSIATALLNLSRTLGNMAGMAVVMMLFSWLLGNAEITPEQYPALIWVTRLAVGLSCLYALVAGYYSLTRGRVHVRTRVE
- a CDS encoding DUF4197 domain-containing protein, which codes for MTHLRFLSTPILVASLFGASMSTQADWKDVLNKAQETITQGQDTNSTSPTDAAISGLSSSDITGGLKEALIQGSRSAVESLGTEGGFLDNPAVRIPLPSQLQLVEKGLRVTGQGALADNFITSMNRAAEQAVPLASDLFVDTIREMSVEDARGILQGPDDAATAYLRAKNGDKLNTLMRPIVAEATDKVGVTSAYKNMSANAGMLGTVPGLDALDLDTYVTEQATDGLFAMIAAEEKRIRENPVARSTDLLKKVFSSAM
- a CDS encoding histone deacetylase family protein, producing the protein MTTAYISHNDCALHDMGASHPESPQRLQAISARLSDSGLLQRLDCLTPAPIQREQLALAHPEPYIRELEALQPRRGHSYADPDTALNPHSLHAARLAAGAVLLGTERILGGSCQNAFCAVRPPGHHAEQVSAMGFCLFNNVALGVEWALQHSDIERVAVLDFDVHHGNGTVDIFKDRPEVLVCSSFQYPFYPFRYQDIQRSHIVHTPLPAGTVSSAFRQAIERDWLPALARHRPDMIFISAGFDAHRADPLGQLQLEDEDFHWITGLIGEAANRYAGARLLSVLEGGYDLPALGRCAEAHVKALLEAR